The Sinomicrobium kalidii region GGGGAGCCCATTAAGGGCATGCCGCTTATTCTCGAAGGGGCCATAAAAATTCTCCGTGAAGACGAAAAAGGCAATGAACTGGTGCTTTATTTTATCGAAAGAGGAGATACCTGTGCCATGACCCTGTCATGCTGTGTAGGAATGGCCAGAAGCGAAATTCGTGCAGTTGCCGAAACCGGTACTACGCTTGTGATGATCCCCGTGGAAAAAATGGAAAGCTGGATGGCCACTTACAAGAGCTGGCGGCAGTTTATCCTCCAGAGTTATCACGACAGGCTTATGGAAATGCTCGACACTATCGATTCCATTGCTTTTATGAAAATGGACGAACGCTTGCTCAGGCACCTCCGGGACAAGGCCATGATAACCCACGACGATGTTATTCAAACCACGCATCAGGAAATAGCACAAGACCTGAATACATCCAGGGTAGTTATATCCCGGTTATTGAAAAAACTGGAAAATCAGGGAAAAATACAGTTGTTCAGAAATAGCATAAAGGTCATTGAGTTGTAACGTATTTATAAATACCTATTGGTCTTGCTGTACCGTCATGTAACCTTTGTTACCGATCAGCTCTTTTGAATATCCTACTTTTGTAACAAATTGTAAGAGCAGCATATGGATATTCTCCACATATCAGGTTTTATAGGGGCTTTTTTAATAGGCATTGTTTTGGGGTTGATAGGCGGCGGCGGCTCTATCCTTACGGTTCCGGTCCTGGTATACCTGATGGGGATTAACCCTGTTACCGCCACGGGGTATTCACTTTTTGTAGTGGGGGTGTCTTCACTGATCGGTGCTTTTATCAATATGCGGAAAAAACTGGTACAGGTAAGGACGGCCTTTGTTTTTGCTTTTCCTGCTTTCGTAGTGGTGTATATCATGCGAAGGTTTGTTATGCCGGCCATTCCTGAAAATTTATTTTCCGTTGGTGAAATAGTGGTGACCAAAGACCATGTTATTATGGTCTTTTTTGCCGTAGTGATGCTCATTACCTCCGTTTCCATGCTTCGAAATAAAAAAAGGAATATTCTTACCAATGTATCTCATTATCATTATCATATCCTTTTTCTGGAAGGTATACTGGTAGGGGTTATTGCCGGTTTTGTAGGTGCGGGCGGTGGATT contains the following coding sequences:
- a CDS encoding Crp/Fnr family transcriptional regulator, with amino-acid sequence MIEALKQNYGYLFEAPLLEDISRVGVLKKVPEGFQLMDIGEPIKGMPLILEGAIKILREDEKGNELVLYFIERGDTCAMTLSCCVGMARSEIRAVAETGTTLVMIPVEKMESWMATYKSWRQFILQSYHDRLMEMLDTIDSIAFMKMDERLLRHLRDKAMITHDDVIQTTHQEIAQDLNTSRVVISRLLKKLENQGKIQLFRNSIKVIEL
- a CDS encoding sulfite exporter TauE/SafE family protein — protein: MDILHISGFIGAFLIGIVLGLIGGGGSILTVPVLVYLMGINPVTATGYSLFVVGVSSLIGAFINMRKKLVQVRTAFVFAFPAFVVVYIMRRFVMPAIPENLFSVGEIVVTKDHVIMVFFAVVMLITSVSMLRNKKRNILTNVSHYHYHILFLEGILVGVIAGFVGAGGGFLIIPALVLFAKLPMKKAVATSLLIISINSLVGFAGDVGVMQIDWDLLLLFSGISIFGIFAGSYLSNRADGKKLKKGFGWFVLVMGVYILVEEFMKL